DNA from Neovison vison isolate M4711 chromosome 12, ASM_NN_V1, whole genome shotgun sequence:
acacagacacataacACCAACAACTGTTGCACAAAATCATCCTTGTAACATACAACGTACTCTGACATTTTcaattccatttgtttgttttaaagcggATCCGAACCCCTCTATAGATTTCACAAACCCACCGATAGCTCACAGCCTGCAGTCTAAAAACCACTGCAGTAAATTTCAGCAAGAGACAGCAGTATAAGCTACCCCTACCCTAGCTCGGGCTGCTCGCCTtggctctcttcccctcctctcatACCTGTGCCCTGAGCCTCCCTGGTGCCCGAGCCGGACCCACGCGCGGGGCACTCTGGCTGGGCAGTTGAACCAGCATGGAGCTGAGGAGACCCTCTGTGGCCTACTGTGAGGGCTGCCCCAGGCCTTGAGGTATGCTGTGGAGAGATACACGGACCCTGCGAGAGCTGACAGTGTCAtgagaggtgaggaaggaagaaGCCGGGAGTATTTTGTAGTTTCTGCATCAGAAGCATGAGCCCCACGGCTCTGGTCTGTGGCCACTGCGCTCTTGTGGCCACTCTGGCCACTGTGTCCTTCATGGCCCTTCTCAGTGTCTGGAGCATCTTTGTGACATCCCCACACCCAAGGAAGTTTTTCCATCAAAATGAACAAGGCTCTTGGTGCCCTCTAGGCTTTCCGCACGTCCCAGCAtgcctccctggcctccccaTCCTTCTCTTGGCTTTGGTTTTTCTGGGTTTGATGCAGCCCATGAAATGTCCTTTAGTGCTCTGATGGATTACCCTAACCCCTCTCCAGCCCACTTTAGTGAGACTCCGTCTGTGGGAGGCCACCAGCCCTCTCATCTGAATTCTGGGAATCGCCACCTGGCCTACCTCTGGATGAAACCTGGACAGTATTGTGGCCCTCTTCCTGTCTTCTTCTCCTCCATCCCAGGCACTGGCTGTTTTCTGTGAAATCGGCAGTGAACAGGTTCGGTCACGAACTGAACCTGAGGAAATGGGGTCAGGAGTTGTGTGGGCAAGAGGGAAGGATGAGAGCCATTGGAAAACAGAGAGTGAATTATAATTGCTTGTTtcgatttttagttttttaaaagattttatttatttacttatttatttgaaagagagaatgagtcgGGGTGGAGATggaaaagggacaagcagattccccactgaatggggagcccgacacagggcttgatcccaggaccccaagatcatgctctaagccaaaatcagacatttaactgactgaaccgtccaggtgcccctatatttttcatttttatttttaagtaatctctacacccaacatggggctcaaactcacaaccctgacatcaagagtcacatgctcctccgactgagccagccaggtgcctggcattttttttttctttttaacatttttttaaagattttatttatttatttgacagagagagggagagagatcacaagtaggcagagaagcaggcagagaggaggaagcaggctccctgctgagcagagagctcgatgcggggctcaatcccaggaccctgggatcatgacctgagttgaaggcagaggctttaacccactgagccacccaggcgccccttaacatttttttaaataaataaatacagtggaagcaaaaaaaaaaaaaagaaagaaacagtaccAGCAGAGTGTTGAGTGTGGTGGTTGACTGACAGATGCACAGAGGCTGTGGAAGTTCAGAAGACAAGTCTCCCACTCGAGACTCAGGGAAGGGTCTCCAAAGATGATACCTAGTCTGGTATCTGGTAGCATTTTCTcccatggagaggagagggaaacgCCTTCCAGTCAGAGAGAGTAGCAACTGCAAAactcagagagaggagagacattTAAGCAAATTCTGGAACTGTAAGGGATTCCCACTGGCTGGAAGGTAGGTCGAAATGGAGGTGTGAGCTGGAGTTCTGCCAATTCACCTGCCTTGTGACCTTGGACAATATAACCTTTCTGCAAACCATTCCCTGAGATATCCAAAGATACTGTTTAATAAGCAGTTCTATGGAACATCCCCTGTAAGCCAGGCACTGTATCAGGTTGCTGGGTAAATGGCTTCCAATAAAAGCTACAAATTCCTGCTATCAGGAAGACTATGGTCTagggaaagagacagacactGTACAATGTGTTATGCAAGAGTTACGAACAAAGCactgcagagaaggaagcagttaATGCTGCTCAAAGAAGAAGTgatgatgggatgcctgggtggctcagttggctaggcGTCTGCCTGTGGTTCGggtcagtcctgggatcgagcccctcgtggGATCCGTGCTCAGCcaggagctggcttctccctctccctctcccagccactctgcctacttgtgctctctctccatctctctgccaaataagtaagtaaataaaatctttaaaaaaaaaaaagtatgaatactgtttttctgaaaataaataaattggaagaaaaaaataataaagattaaaaaaaaaagtgattgtaAGAAGTGATTAGTAGATGTTCCACcaagtggagagagaaagaaaagcacttCAAACTGAGCAAAGCCAAGGAGCAGGAAAGAGGCAGTGATACATTTCTAGAGCCACGAGGCCCCGAGTGGCGGTAATCATGTAAGTTCAGGGTGCGGGGAAGACGGATCTGTGACTCCAGCCTGGGACACGTCCTCTTTACGCCCAGTCAGGGTCTCCTGCCCCCGACCAGCACTCCGCCTTCGAGGAGCTCagctgcctcatctgtaaaacggaggCAAGGAACCCCCACACCTCCAGTTTTTAGAAGTAACGGAAGTAAGGCGGTGGGCGGTGCCAGAGTTTGCAAGATCCGGAACCACGCCTTCCTCCCGCCCGTTTCTCCCATGGGTACCTCCCCTATGCTCCCACCACcagcctcctccccttcttcccgaCCCTCTTCTAGGGCCCGCCAGCCTATTCCGGTCCCTCCCCGAGGGCCACAAAGTATTCCGGTCCTTCCCCAAGAGCCCGCCCCCTCTTccggtccctcccctccaccacgAGGGCCCGCCCCTTCCCGAGGTCCTCCCCCCCAGGGCCCGCCCCTTCTTCCGTTCTCTCCCCCTTTTCCGGTCCCTAACTGAAGCTCCACCCCTTCCTCTAAGCCGTCTCCCGCCATCCCCATTGGTGGAAAATCCAAGCCGCCCCTCAAGTTGCGGAGAGAAATGCTCCAGGTTGCCTGTCCCCGGAAGTAATGCTCGAAGGACCCTCCCCTGAGGAAGTGACGGCGGGAGTGCCCTTGACTAGCGGGGAGGGCCGGGCTGTGCATCCCTCCGCTCGCGCTGCAGGGAGGTAGGAGGCTCGTGGGGGTGGCTCGAGGTGGTGTTGCGGCGGAGACACGCTCCGGGCCTGTTCCTGCGCTGTCCGGCCGGCCGAGCGGACGGAAGacccgggcggggcggggggcggcctcTCCTCCGTTGAGCGGGATCCCCGGTGGCGTCCGATTCCCCAGTCCCTCTAGACAGGTCCTTTCTACTTTAgaacccccacacacacacacactcctgttcCTGTTTCTCGAATTGTCGCGATTCCTCTTTCTTGATCCTTTGACGATCCCCTTTTCCCGTAATTCCCCATTAAAATGCCTGTTGAATGAGTAATAAAGAATTTGCAGACGGCCTTGGGTTCCAGTGTTGACTCTCATTTAATAGTTAGGTTTCTTTGGGCATGTCACATTACCTGAGCCTCGGAGTCCTCCTCTGTGATGCGAGCAATACTGTAGAAACCTCCTCCAGGGTGAGCTGGCAGGACCCTATCGTGTATAGGGCACTTGGGGACGGGGATGGACTTGGCCCTTAGCAGATGCCCCGTAAATGTAGGCTCCTCCCTCGCTTCTGTTGTAACTCCTCGCACATCCTGATTTCGTTTTCGTTGTTAGCCCAGTTTTCCTGTCCTGATTTGCGATTCCTTCTGCTTTTTGATTCTCATTCTTCACTTAActtaattcttaatttaattCTTCACTTAACGCCCTGAATCTTGAGCTGCCGCCCCCCAGTACTGCCCAGATACCTTTCTTTTCCTGATGTGTTGACTTCCTGCGCTCTTCCTGCCTTTTCCCCTCACAGATGGCTCAGCGACTTCTCCTGAGGAGGTTCCTGGCCTCCGTCATCTCCAGGAAGCCCCCTCAGGGTCGTTGGGCACCCGTCACCCTCAGGACCCCGCAGTGCAGTCCTGGTAACCTGACAGTAACACCCAACCAAGCCCGGTCGGTATACACCACCAGAGTGTGCACAACCACCTTTAACATCCAGGATGGACCCGACTTTCAAGACCGAGTTGTCAACAGTGAAACACCGGTGGTTGTGGATTTCCATGCACAGTGAGTCCTGGGGGTCAGCAGAAGACTGGGGTGTTTCTTGTGCAGGAATTTGTTGAGTACCTGTTGTGTCTCGGTCCCGCGTTTCATACTTCTCAGACATAGTCTCATTCCGAAGACTGGTAAGACCCACCCCTCGCACTCAAAGATTGAGCGTAGTCTGATAGGACACAGACTAGTGAACAGTCTTCAGAGCTCACTGTTATTGGAGCTGAGAAACACTCACGTTCTGTATCTCACTCCCCAAATGGCTCAGAGGCCCCTTCAACTTGgaccaaagcaggaaaaataggaCGGTCACATCATCTGGCTTTGGGTGGACACCAATTCCTGGCCTTGCAGATAAGGTGATTTTTAACATCTTGCCACCGAAGCGGGAAAGGGCTGGCAGAAAGTTATCATTGCACCATAGTGCTGCCCAAGCACACAGGGGATGGGCAGGGTTTTCTTTTCAGTGCTGTAGAAGTGGGTTGTAGGAATAGTTAAGCGCCTGTAGCCTTCGGATTGTTAGCGTGGCTTTCCTCACTTCCAGACTTCAGGTCCTGACTAGCCAGCTGACCACAAAAGAAC
Protein-coding regions in this window:
- the TXN2 gene encoding thioredoxin, mitochondrial, with the translated sequence MAQRLLLRRFLASVISRKPPQGRWAPVTLRTPQCSPGNLTVTPNQARSVYTTRVCTTTFNIQDGPDFQDRVVNSETPVVVDFHAQWCGPCKILGPRLEKVVAKQHGKVVMAKVDIDDHTDLALEYEVSAVPTVLAIKNGDVVDKFVGIKDEDQLEAFLKKLIG